GATGGACCTCTGGGATATCGCAGCAGTTTTTGATATGTTCAAAATGTTTTTTCGCCAAAGCAAATACTTCATCTTTATCCACGTCACCTGCGACGATGATAATGGCGTTTTTTGGCTGATAGTAGGTTTTGTGAAATTTTCTAATATCTTCTATCGTCCAGCTTTGGATATCTTTCATAAATCCAATCGGCGTCCAGTGGTAGGGATGGTAAATGTATGTGTTGTTGAAAAGTCTGAAATAGAGATAGCCCGTCGGATTGTTATCTGTCCGCCATCGTCGCTCTTCTGCCACGACTTCACGCTCAGTCAAAAACTCTTTTTCATCAAGTTTCAGATTTTCCATAAGCTCGCTAAAAAGCCACAGGGATTTGTCCAAGTGCTCTTTTGCGCTTTTGATGAAGTAGTGAGTATAGTCAAATCCGGTCGAAGCGTTGTCCACGCCACCAAAGCTTTTGACGATCTCGTCAAACTCACCGGCTTTGAGGTGTTTGGTGGATTTGAAGTTTAAGTGCTCCAGCATATGGGCGATTCCGCTTTTACCCATCACTTCGTTTCTGCTGCCAACTTTATAGAAGATATCGGTAGTGATGACACCGCTACCTTTTTTCATAGGAATAGCTATGACTTTTAGGCCGTTTTTGAGTGTCGTTTCATGATATTTTGGTAAACTGCTTGCCATCAATCCTCCAATGATCAAAAATAGTAGGATAAGTTTTTTCATCGTATATCGATTCCTATCGCTTCAGATATGTGAGTAAAACCATCCTTTTTCAGATATTCAATGAGCCCCTCATTGATACTTTTTACCAATCCCGGTCCTCCGTAGATAAAGGAAGTATAGATTTGTAAAAGCGTGGCTCCATGTCGTATTCTTCGGTAGGCTTCCTCTGCACTATCGATTCCACCTACACTGATAAGAACAGTTTTACCGAAAAGCTCCTTTGCAACCGCTTTAAAAATAGCAAAACTTTTTTCCTTGATCACTTTTCCGCTGACACCCCCAAAATCTTTCGCACCTCGTAAAAGAGAGTAGTCGATGGAGGTATTCGTCGCGATTACTCCTGCCGCTCCTGCATCTACTGCCGTACTACACAAAGATACTGCCTGATCTTCACTCATATCGGGTGCAATTTTAAGTAAAACTGGCGTATTGGTCAGCTCTTTAGCCATGGAAAAAAGCTCTTTGATGAAGGATTCGTTTTGTAAATCACGTAGACCCGGTGTATTTGGACTTGAGATATTGATGACAAGATAATCGCTCAATGAATGGAAGGTTTTGATCAAAAATCGATAATCTTGCAATGCTTGTTCATCGGGAGTCGTTTTGTTTTTACCGATATTGACACCTATCGGAAAAGAGGCTGGCGTGATTCTTTGCAGTCTTGCCTTGATCACTTCGGCTCCATCGTTGTTGAATCCCATGGCGTTTTGGATGGCTTCTTGTTTGATGTAGCGAAAAAGTCTCGGTTTAGGGTTGCCACTTTGGGGTTTAGGGGTAACGGTACCGATTTCTACATATCCAAAACCAAGAGCATGGAGCGTTTTTGTCATCGTTGCGTTTTTGTCAAAACCCGCAGCGATTCCCAAAGGGTTGCAAAAAGTTTTTCCAAAGAGTTCTTGCGAAAGCATCGGGTCTTTGACCAAAAACTTTTCTTGCAATCTGTTTAAGATAAACGGGAAAAAAGAAGCCAGTTCAAAAGCACTCTCTGCAATATGATGAGCTGTTTCCGGATCGAAGTGAAAAAGGATTTTTTTGATACTTTCGTAGTCCATTATACTCCCGATTTTTTGGAATTTATTATACAATAAAGCGCTATTTTTCGAAAGGAACGGTATGGAGTGCAAATACTTTGGCAAATGTGGAAGCTGTTCTTTGTATGAAGGCGGATATGAAGAGCAGTTACAAAAAAAAGTTCATGAATTTGAAAAACTATTTGGATTGGAGCCAGAAATTTTTCCATCAAAACAGAGTCGCTACAGAGCTCGTGCAGAGTTTCGATATATCGATGGAGAATATGCCATGCATAGACTCCATGAGAAGGGCTTGGTGACCATAGATGCTTGTGAAATGGTGCTCGAATCTATCTATGAACTGATGTCAAAGTTACGTCTGCTCATCAATAAGCATGAAATTTTGTCCAACAGATTGTATAGGGTCGATTTTTTAAGTGGTTTGAGTGGTGAATCTTTGGTGACCATGGTGTATCACAGACCAATCGATGAAGCGTGGGAAAAGGCAGCCAACGAGATTGCCAAAGCGTTGCATATAGATATCGTTGGCAGAAGCAGGGGAAAAAAAATCGTTATAGGTAAAGAGTATATCACCGAAAAGCTTCCTGTTTTTGAAAAAGAGTTTCTATTTCGTCATTATGAAGGGAGTTTTACACAGCCAAATCCGTATGTGAACATAAAAATGATCGAGTGGGCCGGGCGTATCGCAAAGGATTTGCAGGGTGATTTGCTGGAGCTATATTGTGGAGCGGGCAATTTTACGTTGCCGTTGTCACGCTATTTCGAAAAAGTACTTGCAACCGAAGTGAACAAATCTTCGATCAAGGCTGCAAAAGAGAATGTAGCACTCAATGGCATAGAAAATGTGGAATTCGTACGGCTCAGCAGTCAGGAGGTGACACAGGCGTTACGAGGTGTACGAGATTTTCGAAGGCTTGAAAATATCGATTTACACTCGTACAATTTCCAAACGGTATTTGTCGATCCGCCCCGCTGCGGGCTTGACGATGATACGAGAGAACTCGTGCGGGAGTTTGATAATATCGTATACATCTCTTGCAATCCACAAACGCTTCATAGAGATTTGGAGGAGCTTTCAAAAACGCATACGGTCCAAAAAGTGGCTGTTTTTGATCAATTTCCATATACCCCGCATCTAGAGAGCGGAGTATACCTTACACGTTAAATCGAAAATGCATCACATCGCCATCCTGGACGATGTACTCTTTTCCCTCCAGGCGCATTTTTCCGGCCTCTTTGGCTCCTTGCTCGCCCCCATATTTGATAAAATCTTCGTAGCTGATCACTTCGGCTCGGATAAATCCTTTTTCAAAATCACCATGAATTACACCGGCTGCTTGAGGAGCTGTCCATCCTTTGTGGATCGTCCAGCTTCGCACCTCTTTGACACCAGCCGTGAAATAGCTGATAAGTCCCAGTCTGTCAAAAGCCGTTCGGATGATTTTATCGAGTCCTGACTCTTCTACTCCCATTTCATTCAAAAGCTCTTTTGCCTCTTCATCGCTGAGACCAACGAGTTCCTCTTCCAGTTTTGCACAGAGTTTAATCACATCGGCACCCACATCACTTGCATACTTTTTGACCGTTTGTACATATTCGTTGTCTTCCAGCATTCCCTCTTCATCCACGTTTGCTCCAAAGATTACAGGTTTCGCGCTCAAAAATCGAAGCTCTTTGTTGAGGGTTTCAAATGCTTCATTTTTATTTTCAAATGTTCGTACCGGTTTGAGCTCTTCAAGGTGCTTTTTGAGCTCTTCGGCAACTTCCAAAAGTGGGGCGATTTTTTTGTCTGCTTTTGCCTGTTTTTTGAGTCTCTCTATCTTCTTTTCAAGCTGTTGCAAATCGGCAAATATCAGTTCAGTCTCGATGATCTCTATATCTCGGATCGGATCGACGCTGCCTTCGACATGGGTAATGTTCCCGTCATCAAAACACCTCACCATATGCAAAATCATATCCGTTTCACGGATATTGCTCAAAAACTGGTTTCCTAAACCTTCACCTTTGCTGGCACCCTTGACAAGTCCTGCAATATCGACAAAATCGATAGTAGAGTGCTGAACTCTTTGGGGGTTGACTATCTTTGCAAGCTCTTGTAACCTTGGATCAGGAACGGGAACAACCGCTTTGTTTGGCTCAATCGTACAAAATGGATAGTTTTGTGCTTCCGCATTTTGCGCTTTTGTCAGTGCATTGAATGTTGTTGATTTTCCGACATTAGGAAGTCCTACGATACCGACACTTAGTCCCATGATTTTCCTTAAGAGAAGTTTAAAATTTGTGGAATTATAGCACAATTGGGCCAAAGGCCCATGAGATCATTTTGAAGGGTGATTTTTTACATATTTGTATACAAACTCTTTTTGCAGCCATTTTACGACCATTCGAACGCCTGCACCGCTTGCGCCGTAAGGGTTGTACCCCCACTCTTTTTCTACATAGGCTGGACCAGCTATATCGAGATGAAGCCATTTGTCTTTGTTTTTCTCTTCGATAAATTCACTTAAAAAGAGTGCTGCTGTAATGGCACCACCATATCGGGAAGAGCTGATATTGCAAATATCGGCAATCTTGGATTCAAGGAGTTTTGGCAAGTATCGATTGAATGGTAAGATACCAGCGAGTTCACCGCTACTTTTTGCAGCACCGACCATCGCCTCCTTCAACTCCTCATTGTGTCCCATGACACCTGTGGTATATTCGCCAAGAGCTACAACACATGCTCCCGTGAGCGTAGCCATATCGATGATGTAGTCCGGTTCAATCTTTTCTTGGGCATAGCATAGGCAATCTGCCAAAACGAGACGTCCTTCGGCATCAGTGTTTCTTACTTCAATCGTTTTCCCGTTTTTGGCAACAAGCACATCATCCGGTTTATAGGCGTTTCCTCCAACCATATTTTCTGCAAGTCCCAAAATGGCATGCACTTCTACAGGAAGTCCTAATTTTTTGGCCGCTTTGATGATTCCAAGAGCAGCGCTCGCTCCACTTTTATCTGCTTTCATCGTTACCATGTAATCACTTGGCTTCAAGCTCAAACCGCCGCTGTCGTATGTGAGACCTTTCCCAACGATGGCTACTTTTGCTTTTGCATTGTCAGGTTTGTAGGTGAGATGCACAAGTCTTGGAGGATTGGCACTCGCTTTTGCCACAGCCAAAAAGGCGTTCATTCCCTCTTTTTTCAAATCTTTTTCATCCAAAATCTTGATTTCGAGGTCATTACTGTGGGCAATCTCTTTTGCAAGTTCGGCAAAGGTTTCTGGATAGATCTCATTCGGTGGCGTATTGACGATATCGCGAACCAGATTGGTCGCTTTTGCCACGATTTTTGCCTCATGAATGCTCTCTTGAGCCTTTTCGAGTGTAAAGTTCTTGTCACTGTACTCTTCGTTCGCAAAGATGATTTTTTCCAAACCTTTGGAATCTTTTTTGCTTTTGTACTTTTTGAATTCATAATCGCCTAAAATGGCGCCTTCTACAAAAGCTTTGATGTTCGTAATAGGGCAGTTTTGGATATAGACGCCGGCTTTTGCCGTTTTAAATCCTTTGCCTTTAAGGGCTTTGACCGCTTTGGCAGCAGCAATGCGTATCTCATCGTGATCGAGTTTGCTTCCTACATAGATTCTTCTTTTTTCCGGTAAAAAAGCTACCTCTTCGCTTCCTCCTTTGAAACCCAAAAGTTCAAGTTCACTTTTGTCTTTGACCCATTTATGATCAAGGTTCTTGTCTATTACAAGTATGATCTCGATATCAGCATCTATTTGAGACAGTTTTTTATCAACAATTTCGCATTTCATGCTTTCTTCTCCTTCAGTTTTTTTCCGTTACTCTATGGAAATAGTAATAGATACTGCCTCCAATAATCAGTGCCAGCGGCAATGCATAGTACCAGTGCTCTTTTGCCCACTTGACAATCTGTAAAATCTCTTCACCAAAAATATAGGCCGGAATGATAGTCATGGCAGCCCAAATTTGAGCACTGATGAAATTGATGAGGGCAAACTTTTTTGCACTGTAACGCGTCAGTCCAATAGCCATAGGAATAATTGTCCTCATGCCATAAAGATAGCGCTGAATAAAAATGACTGGCCAGCCATATTTTTTCAAAAGCAGGTGTGCAAGAGCAAATTTGCGTCGCTGTTTGTGCATGAGATTGTGTATGTAATGTTTATTGAAACGACCAATGTAAAAATAGATCTGATCTCCTACGAATCCACCAAGACCCGCTACAATTATGGAAAGCCAAAGATTCATATCGCCTGTATGGCTGAGAACTCCGGCCATAACTAGGCCGGTTTCCCCTTCCATAATGGACCATACAAATAAAATGACATACCCATACGTTTTTAGTAGATAGACAAATTTCTCTTCAAGATTGTTTCCCGGAGCAAGATAGAGCTGATATCCAAGATAGGCTATGAACAAAAAGACAAAGCCCAAAAAGGCTTGTATCAGCCAATCTTTATTTTTTTCAAAAAACTTTTTCATCTGTTTCCTAATCGAAATGGAGTAGAGATTTTGCCTGAATCATATCTTTATCCCCTCGACCAGAGAGGTTGACGATAACGAGGCTATTTTGGATATCGTTCATTTTTTTAAGATAGGCTACCGCATGGGAACTTTCAAAAGCCGGAATGATTCCCTCTTTCTGGCTGAGCCACACAAAAGCATCCAAAGCCTCTTGATCGGTTATGGCATCATACTGCACAACCCCTTCATCTTTCAAAAAGGAGTGTTCAGGCCCAATCCCTGGATAATCAAGACCCGCACTTATGGAGTGCGCCTCTAAAATCTGACCCTCTTCATCTTGGAGCACATAGCTCATCTGGCCATGGAGCACTCCAGGACTCCCTTTGGCAAGGCTTGCTCCATGTTTGTCGGTGTCAAGTCCAAGACCTCCAGCTTCGATACCGATGCACTGGGTTTCTTCTTCATCCAAAAAGGCGTTGAATATGCCCATTGCGTTGCTTCCACCTCCTATACAAGCGATTACGTAATCTGGAAGCCTTTTTTCAGCCGTTAATATTTGTGCTTTTGCTTCGTAACCGATGATTCCTTGGAAATCTCGAACAATCATAGGATACGGATGAGGTCCAGCGACTGTACCGATGACGTAGAAGGTGTCTCTGGCATTGCTGACCCAGTGACGAATCGCTTCATTCATTGCGTCTTTCAATGTTCGAGAGCCGTTCTTGACTGAGTGTACCTTCGCACCAAGCAGTTTCATCCGAAAAACGTTGAGTTCTTGTCTCTTTACATCTTTTTCGCCCATAAAGATTTCACATTCGAGTCCAAAAAGGGCCGCCATTGTAGCAGTAGCCACACCATGCTGTCCTGCACCTGTTTCTGCAATCACCTTTTTCTTGCCAAGTTTTTTGGCGACAAGCCCTTGCAATATTGTGTTGTTGATCTTATGGGCACCCGTATGGTTGAGGTCCTCTCTCTTGAGATAGACAGTGGCTCCAAGCTCTTTTGAGATATTTTGTGCATAGTAGAGTGGACTGGGGCGTCCCACATAGTTTTCAAGATAGTATCTCGCTTCTTTCCAAAACTCTTCGTCAAAGCGTAGTTTCTTATACTCTTCTTCCAGTTCCAAAAGAATAGGCATCAAGGTTTCCGGGACATAACGCCCTCCATGAATACCAAAATGTCCAAATTCGTCCGGGTCAAATTTGCTTGGTTTTGGAATGTACATTATGCGATCTCCAATACACTATAGATATTTGTCAGTTTTTTCAGTTTCTCTTCACCATTGAGAAATTTCAAATTGATGATGAAACAGGCCTCAACAAGTTCTTGTCCCGTTTTTTGAATGAGTTTCGCAGCGGCTTGAGCCGTGCCGCCAGTAGCTATCAAATCATCGATGAGCAGTACTCTTTTGCCTTCACCACGAAAAGCGTCAATATGGATCTCGATCTCATCTACGCCATATTCAAGGGCATACTTTTCGCTTATCGTCGTATAGGGGAGCTTTCCTTTCTTACGAACAGGGACAAATCCAATGCCTAGCCTTGTGGCGAGGGCTGCACCAAAAATAAATCCTCGACTTTCAATTCCAGCGACAAAGTCGATATTTTTTTCTTTATATCTCTCTTCCAAATGTTCCATGAGCATCGTAAATGCTGATGCGTTGTTAAGTAGCGTAGTTATATCTTTAAAAACGATACCAGGTTTTGGGAAATCTGGGACATCTCGGATGGTTGAGAGTAGAAACTCTTTTTGTTCATTTGTCAGATTTTTCATTTTTTCCTCCAAAGAGTATCACTTTGATCCCGATTAGAATCACCATTAACAGTGCAAAAAAGAAGTATCCCGCGATCTCTATGCTCATTATTCTTCCAAAGCCATGATTTTTTTGACTCTGTTTTCGTGTCGTCCACCTTCAAACTCTGTATTGCACCATGCATCAATAATAGATTCCACAACGCCCGGTCCAACGACTCGCTCTCCAAAGCATACGATATTTGCATCATTGTGTGCTCGTGCCATTTGTGCTGTGTAGTAGTCGTGCACTTCGGCTGCTCGTATCCCTTTTATTTTGTTTGCTGCAATACTCATACCGATCCCAGTACCGCAAATGAGTACGCCAAAGCTCTCTTTGTCGGCAGCCACTGCTCTTGCTACTTTTTCGGCATAGTCTGGATAATCGACTCGTTCACTGCTATAGGTTCCAAGGTCTTCCACTTCGTATCCTCTTTTTTGCAAAAGCTTGATCACCAAACCTTTGATAGCGAACCCTGCATGGTCACATCCGATATATACTTTTTTCATTTTAAATCCTTTCAAGTAAACTGAGTAGATGGATAAAATCGATTCCTGTTAATTGGCTAAACAAAACTAAAAGATAGTACACAGGTAAAAAGAAAAATTGGCTTAAGGGCGTTGCCAAAATGACAATCAAAAGAATCATCCCGTAAGGGAAAAGATATTGATAGAATTTGACGACTGCATCTAATCTAAGCCATCGTGCCAGATACATCACTGCATTCGCTCCATCCAGTGGTGGAATAGGCCAAAGATTGAAGACACCTAGAACGATATTGATCAAAACGCTTTGAGCCAAAAATAGAAACAGAAACGTCTCAAATAAACCATCCGGTTTTCCAAGCCAAGCAAGGAGTATGGCACTGATGATAGCGAGGATGAAGTTGTATGTCACTCCGGCCAGGCTCACTGCAATGGCACCAAACTCTTTTCCGTTTCTTAAGACAATCTGCATGTTCACCGGCACCGGTTTTGCCCATCCAAAAATAAATCCAGCATTTGCAATGTATAAAAGTGCAGGAACTATTATTGTTCCTACAGGATCGATATGGACAATAGGATTGATGCTCAGCCTGCCGGCAAGTTTTGCCGTAGGGTCTCCATATCTGTATGCTACAAGTCCATGCATAATCTCATGCCCTATGACAGAAACCATCAAAGCCAAGATCATGGCGGCAATATTGAGGATTTTAATGGTTTCCACTCTCTATTTCCCTCATTGCTTCTTCAATCTGTGAAACTGTTTTTCCTACTCTTTCCCATCTTGGAACATAATTCTCATCCCAGCTCCAGTAGATGAACCAAGGTTTTCCTACAATAAGTTTATAAGGAACCGGTCCCCAAAATCGGCTATCATTGGAGTGGTCACGATTGTCTCCCATCATGAAAAACTGACCTTTTGGTACTTTAAAGTAAAAGGCATTCACGTCAATTTGTGGATCGTAGGGTGGCAAGCCTTCGACGATTACCGGCTCCATCGCCAAAGATTTGTTCATATAGTATAAAAGCATGTTTCTAAAGGTGTCTACTTGCGGATCATAGTGGATGCCCGGGTGCGCGTCCATATAAGGATTGACAACCCAAAGCTTCCCGGAAATAGTGACAATTTTGTTTTTTGGATAGTGCTTTCGTATCCAATCATCTCCTTCATGGAAATGGATTAAAAGGCGTTCGTTTTGAAAAAGAATTTCATCCCCTCCCAGGGCGACGCAGCGCTTCACGTAGTGGATTTTTGGATTGACTGGGTAGCGGAAAATGACGATGTCTCCTCGTTTTGGTTTTGGACCTTCGATAAGATGTCCATCACCATCAAGATCAGGAAGTACCGGGATTTCGAGCCATGGAATGTGGGGTGTTGGAATGCCATAGGTAAATTTTTTGACAAAAAGATGATCACCGATGAGGAGCGTGTTTTTCATACTTCCACTCGGGATGACAAATGCCTGTGCTATAAAAAAAATGACAAGAAGAACGATAACGATCGTTCCGGTCCAGGTATTGGACCAGTGGTAGAACTTTTTAAGTTTCTCTTTCAAGAGCGTTTCCTTTGTTTGGCGGCTTTTATGGTATTTTTCAAAAGCATGGCGATAGTCATGGGGCCGACACCACCTGGAACGGGAGTGATGTAGGAAGCTTTTTTGCTGACATTTTCGAAATCCACATCTCCGACAATCTTATTACCGACTTTATTGATACCAATATCGATGACGATGGCTCTCTCTTTTACCATATCAGCAGTGATGAGATTGGGCTTTCCGACACCTACTGCGATAATGTCCGCCTTTTTCGTGTGTTCGGCCAAATCTTTGGTATATATATGACAGATATCCACTGTGGCAAAACGATTGAGAAGAAGCGCAGCCATCGGTTTTCCCACGATATTGCTCGCTCCTACTACACATGCATTCATTCCCTTGACATCGATACCGTACTCATCCAAAAGCTCCATGACACCTAGTGGCGTACAAGGTGCGAATGTATCGAGACCCTGCATAAGTCGGCCAAAATTGTACGGGTGAAATCCATCCACATCTTTTGCCGGATCGATGAGCTCCAAAATCTTGGTTGTATCGATATGTTTTGGAAGCGGTAATTGGACCAATATGCCATCGATGTTTGGATTTTTATTCATCATCGAGATTGTCTCTTCGATCTCTTTTTGGCTGATGGATTCGGGCATCTCATGGACGATGGAGTAGATTCCTACATCTTTGCAGGCCCTTGCTTTCATTTTGACATAGGTATGACTGGCTGGATCGTCCCCGACAAGTATCACAGCGAGACCCGGAATGATATCTTGCTCTTTTTTTAGCTCTTCAACCTCTTTTTTGATCGATTCTTTGATCTTTTGGGAGAGCTTCTTTCCATCTAAAATCTGCATAAAACGCCTCTTTTTATGGGTTTAAAAATTTTTGATATGATATCAAAACTATATTGTAAGTTGGTTTAAGGAAAATGGTGAGACTCTTTTTTGTTCTTCTTTTCAGTATCTATACTTTTGCGCTTGATGACTCTTTTATCACAAAAGATGAATACGCCAAAATGCTTTATAAAAATCCAAGAGGTATTGGTTGTGACAAGTGTCACGGAAAAAAGGGTGAAGGAAGAGTTATAGGAAAGTACAGAGATGGAAATGTAACGAAGGTTATAAAAGGACCTGAAATTACCAATATAGACTATCACAGTTTCCATAAAGCGCTTACGACACAAAAACACCATTTGATGCCCCACTACTTTTTGACAGATAAAGAGATTAAAACTCTATACTATTACCTACAAAAAAGCAAAAAGAAGAAAAAATGATTTTTGATGCAGAAACGATTGAGAGAATTCAAGCAGCCATAGATGCAAAAGATATCGATTTTTTTGAACAAAAACTGCACCCAAGAGAAAGAGAAAGAAGCAGAATGGCCATTCGCACTGCACTCATGGTGTCGGCTCATAGAGCAAAGCATCTCAACAAACTAGACGAAATCAAAGCGGATACCGTTATACTCAACCTTGAAGATGGTGTGGCTCCACAATATAAAGAAGTGGCACGGTATGCCTTGGCCTATTTTTTGCAGCATGTGCCCGAGAATGTTCCTTTGTTGGTTGTACGAACAAATCCTTTGCAAGAAGGGGGAGAAGAGGAGATCGAGTTTCTCAATCCCTTTTTTCCTGATGCATTTCGGATTCCAAAAGTACGCCAATTGAGCGATGTGAAAAATGCGCTTTGGCTGGCAGACGATGCAATCGATATTCATCTTTCCATTGAAACGAAAGAGGCATTTGCACTGTTGACGCAGTTACGTGTGGAAGAGAGAGTGCAAGCCTACTATCTCGGAATTTTGGATCTTTTGGCAGATCTAAACATCGAACAAAGTGTTTTGAAACTGAATAATCCGACAATCGATTATATTCTTGCGAGATTTTTATTTGAATCAAAAATGGCAGAAGTGGTCCCAGTGAGTTTCGTCTATCAAGAGTATCAAAACGTAGAAGAGTTTGAAGCATGGTGTAGACATGAAAAGGCGATGGGATTTGACGCGAAAGCCTGTATCTCTCCAAAACAGGTGGAAATTGCGAATAGGATTTTCGCTTCTTTTGATGTGGAGCGAGCCCGGTATATCAAAAAGCGTTTCGAAGAGATGGCAAAACAGGGTATAACCGGTTTTCGTGATGAGAAGTACGGTTTTATCGATGAGCCTATCTATAAAGATGCCTTGAATCTTTTAAAGCGAACGCAAAAAACCTAAGAATCCTCTCACAATTTCATCTGGAGTTGGAGGGCACCCCGGAATATGATATGCAACGGGCAGATGTTCTTTGACGGGTCCTTTGATAGCGAAGCTATCTTTAAAAAGAGTACCCTGTGTGCAGTCACCAAGAGTAATCACCCATTTGGGTGAGGGGAGCTGTTCATAGGCATCGAGCAGATGTGGCAACATGTTGAAGGTTACAACCCCGCTTACTAGCAAAATGTCTGCATGTCTCGGACTCGCAACAAAACGGATACCAAGACGTTCAAGATCATAATAGGGATTGGACAGGGCATTGCACTCTGCTTCGCATGCATTGCAGCTGCCGCTATCAACCATGCGAATGGCAAGAGAGCCGGAGAATTTTTTGCCAATTTCACTTTTGAGTGATTTTTTTATTGTTTCCAGTTCTTCATCAGCCCAACTGTTTTGTGTCTGTATCCCTTTTCGAAAACGCTGTACCCAAAAATCTATCATAAATCGCTCCCTGCATAACTTAAATCACAACTTTTGTTGATAAGTGGAAAATCGGCGATAATGTTTTTTGGCATCATCAAGTGGAGTGCCTGCCAATTGATGAAACTTGGATCCCTTGCGAAAAACCGATCAATTTTTTGATCTTTGATTTTAAGATAGAGCATCACTTCTCCCAGTGAACTTTCCGTGAATGCAAAATATTCACCATCTTCGAATGCATTCAAGACAACTTCATCCTCTTGAAAATCGAGTAGGTTTCGTATGATTTGTATACTATTCTTCACTTCCTGTAACCTCACTTTAAAACGTGCCGCCACATCACCACTTTCTTGAGTTTGGATAGAAAAGCCGTGTTCTTTGTAAAATGGGACTTCTCTTCTATCTATATGGATGCCGCTTGCCCGTGCCACAACGCCGAGGGTAGAGTATTTTAAAGCTTTTTTTTGTGAGAGTTTTCCAGTGGTATCGAGTCTGTCCCATAAAGATGGAATCTCGATAATCCATTTTTCAAAAAAGTCCATTTTCTTTTCTAAATCGTTCAAAAATGAGTGTAAAGCATTTTGATCAAATTTTCTTGCCACTCCTCTAATGGCACCAAAACCGAATCGATGGTTTGTCAAAGTTTTGAGCACTCTTCTCGTATCTTCAGCCAACATTGAAGAGTAGGCTAGAGCCGCACCGAAGCCCGCATCGTTTGGAATAAATCCGAGATCAACCAAATGGTGGGCGATTCGTTCCAGTTCTAAAAGAATCGATCCATACTTTTGGATGTTTTCATTTTCTCCTTGCTTGGAAGCTTGCCGTAAAAGATCGAGATAGGCTAGTTGATAAGCGATACTTTCGTTTCCACTGATTCTCTCTACGATATGCCATGCATCTTTAGGATCTTTTCTTTCCACTATTTTTTCAATGCCGCGATATTTATAAAAATGGCGAACTTCAAGATGGAGTATCGATTCTCCCTCTTGGGAAAAATGAAAATGGCCAGGTTCTATGATGCCGGCATGGATGGGACCTACGCCGACTTGAAAGATGCCATCCCCTTC
The Nitratiruptor sp. SB155-2 genome window above contains:
- a CDS encoding NADH-quinone oxidoreductase subunit B family protein, whose product is MIDFWVQRFRKGIQTQNSWADEELETIKKSLKSEIGKKFSGSLAIRMVDSGSCNACEAECNALSNPYYDLERLGIRFVASPRHADILLVSGVVTFNMLPHLLDAYEQLPSPKWVITLGDCTQGTLFKDSFAIKGPVKEHLPVAYHIPGCPPTPDEIVRGFLGFLRSL
- a CDS encoding NADH-quinone oxidoreductase subunit C, encoding MRFIARFAQELQDHFEIIDVFDSKIEKTPIDKDNPEIESIAQAYPAAVWFERKMHDDFGIKILNTFDNRPLIHHERFPNIHPMRKEFTHKHIDPVPFKPYHYEVIEGDGIFQVGVGPIHAGIIEPGHFHFSQEGESILHLEVRHFYKYRGIEKIVERKDPKDAWHIVERISGNESIAYQLAYLDLLRQASKQGENENIQKYGSILLELERIAHHLVDLGFIPNDAGFGAALAYSSMLAEDTRRVLKTLTNHRFGFGAIRGVARKFDQNALHSFLNDLEKKMDFFEKWIIEIPSLWDRLDTTGKLSQKKALKYSTLGVVARASGIHIDRREVPFYKEHGFSIQTQESGDVAARFKVRLQEVKNSIQIIRNLLDFQEDEVVLNAFEDGEYFAFTESSLGEVMLYLKIKDQKIDRFFARDPSFINWQALHLMMPKNIIADFPLINKSCDLSYAGSDL
- a CDS encoding HpcH/HpaI aldolase/citrate lyase family protein produces the protein MIFDAETIERIQAAIDAKDIDFFEQKLHPRERERSRMAIRTALMVSAHRAKHLNKLDEIKADTVILNLEDGVAPQYKEVARYALAYFLQHVPENVPLLVVRTNPLQEGGEEEIEFLNPFFPDAFRIPKVRQLSDVKNALWLADDAIDIHLSIETKEAFALLTQLRVEERVQAYYLGILDLLADLNIEQSVLKLNNPTIDYILARFLFESKMAEVVPVSFVYQEYQNVEEFEAWCRHEKAMGFDAKACISPKQVEIANRIFASFDVERARYIKKRFEEMAKQGITGFRDEKYGFIDEPIYKDALNLLKRTQKT